From Primulina huaijiensis isolate GDHJ02 chromosome 15, ASM1229523v2, whole genome shotgun sequence, one genomic window encodes:
- the LOC140959422 gene encoding uncharacterized protein: MGYYYSSAFKLVRASLPAADAVSWYCAVVLLGLILLGGTSRAGGGCMGGNLLRARPCDEIYVVGEGETLHTISDKCSDPFIVERNPHIHDPDDVFPGLVIKITPFPTKS; this comes from the coding sequence ATGGGTTATTATTATTCCTCTGCCTTCAAGCTCGTAAGGGCGTCACTTCCAGCAGCCGATGCCGTATCTTGGTACTGCGCCGTTGTTTTATTAGGCCTCATTCTTCTCGGTGGAACATCCAGAGCGGGAGGTGGCTGTATGGGTGGAAATCTGCTGCGGGCACGGCCTTGCGATGAGATATATGTTGTCGGAGAAGGTGAGACTCTGCACACCATCAGCGACAAGTGCAGCGATCCTTTTATCGTAGAGCGGAATCCTCATATTCATGACCCCGATGATGTCTTCCCCGGCCTTGTAATAAAAATCACTCCCTTTCCTACGAAATCATAA